One window of the Salvia miltiorrhiza cultivar Shanhuang (shh) unplaced genomic scaffold, IMPLAD_Smil_shh original_scaffold_217, whole genome shotgun sequence genome contains the following:
- the LOC131003473 gene encoding enoyl-CoA delta isomerase 1, peroxisomal-like → MCSLERRGDVFILSITGDDDHRLNPTLIDSIRAALARVKSESTRSCALITTAEGKFYSNGYDLAWALSDPTRPRIMSKKLRLLVEDLISLPMPTIAAVNGHAAAAGFILALSHDYILMSEDGGCVQMGEVDINYRVSMWFVRVLRSKIGSPQILRDVILRAEKIGARRGVEWGIVDSAHATAAATVGAALELGADMAGRRWDGKLYAANRRSVFADVLAVMERDEVVGEEEDSVSRDKGPTSKL, encoded by the coding sequence ATGTGCAGTTTAGAGAGACGCGGCGACGTTTTCATCCTCAGCATCACCGGCGACGACGACCACCGCCTGAACCCAACCCTGATCGACTCCATCCGGGCCGCACTCGCCCGGGTCAAGTCCGAGTCGACGCGGTCCTGCGCCCTCATCACCACCGCGGAGGGCAAATTCTACTCCAACGGCTACGACCTCGCGTGGGCGCTATCCGACCCGACCCGGCCCAGGATCATGTCGAAGAAACTCCGGCTTCTGGTGGAGGACCTGATCTCCCTCCCCATGCCGACGATCGCAGCCGTAAACGGGCACGCGGCGGCGGCCGGTTTCATCCTGGCCCTGAGCCACGACTACATTCTGATGAGCGAGGACGGAGGGTGTGTCCAGATGGGCGAGGTGGACATTAATTATAGGGTTTCCATGTGGTTTGTGAGGGTGCTGAGGAGCAAGATTGGGTCCCCCCAGATTCTGAGGGATGTGATATTGAGGGCGGAGAAGATCGGCGCCAGGAGAGGGGTGGAGTGGGGGATCGTGGACTCGGCCCACGCCACCGCGGCGGCCACAGTGGGGGCGGCGCTGGAGCTGGGGGCCGATATGGCCGGAAGGAGGTGGGACGGGAAGCTGTACGCGGCGAACCGGAGGAGTGTGTTTGCGGATGTGCTGGCGGTGATGGAGAGGGATGAGGTGGTTGGGGAGGAGGAGGACTCTGTCTCTCGGGATAAGGGACCTACTTCCaagttgtga
- the LOC131003480 gene encoding protein FAR1-RELATED SEQUENCE 5-like, translated as MDIQNQYFSCFHLLFFFSTSAHARILLFFFFHKNQFCASDAIEQFTLKTTIFFKIKEKLSMEIGGTSSRRLSFESSSEEHNQLHSDMIDDDSGNHLVNLTSMNCKEDTPKIGMSFDTEEDAYEFYLKYSKCVGFGIRRSKSHKNTCGELVDRIFCCSAQGKRSHDKRDIYVKKARPETRFDCQAKLKVSSRETGKLCVVQFVEEHNHYLSSPNKIHLHRSHRKVAPVAALQIQMANDVGIRPKASHDLMARQVGGRENLGFIPEDYKNYLRSKRTRDSRIGDTGGVLEYLQQMQFDDPNFFYAIQVDEDDLITNIFWADAKMRTDYSHFGDVVCFDTTYRKNNEGRPIALFVGVNHHKQTVIFGAALLYDETAVTFEWLFDTFTRAMGEKKPITILTDQDAAMAKALSSIWPETHHRLCLWHIFQNAAIHLSGVFSQFKDFAKDFGACVYDFEEEDEFFAAWDNMLKKYRLEDNDWLKRMFKLKEKWALVYGRQMFCADMTTTQRSESVNSIVKRYVNYKHKFLEFFNHFQRLLEDRRYEELKADFKANTSIPSMVYPVENSNPLQIDDSQQSINENK; from the exons ATGGATATCcaaaatcaatatttttcttGCTTCCATcttttattcttcttctccacaaGTGCCCATGCtcgaattttattatttttctttttccacaagAACCAATTTTGTGCATCCGACGCAATCGAACAGTTTACTTTGAAGACGACGA ttttttttaagATCAAAGAAAAGCTTAGCATGGAGATTGGTGGTACATCTTCGCGTCGTTTGAGTTTTGAGTCTTCTAGTGAAGAACATAATCAACTTCACAGTGATATGATAGATGATGACAGTGGAAATCATTTAGTTAACTTGACAAGTATGAACTGCAAGGAAGATACTCCAAAGATTGGAATGAGCTTTGATACTGAAGAGGATGCCTATGAATTTTATCTAAAGTATTCAAAATGTGTGGGGTTTGGTATAAGAAGGAGCAAAAGTCACAAGAACACATGTGGAGAATTAGTTGACAGGATCTTTTGTTGTAGTGCTCAAGGAAAAAGATCACACGATAAACGTGATATCTATGTGAAAAAGGCTCGTCCAGAAACAAGATTTGATTGTCAAGCTAAACTGAAGGTTAGCAGTCGAGAAACTGGAAAGCTTTGTGTGGTTCAGTTTGTTGAGGAGCATAATCATTATCTTTCAAGTCCAAACAAAATACACTTACACAGAAGTCATAGAAAAGTAGCTCCAGTTGCAGCATTGCAAATTCAAATGGCAAATGACGTGGGTATCAGACCTAAAGCATCTCATGATCTTATGGCAAGACAAGTAGGAGGGAGAGAGAATTTGGGTTTCATTCCTGAAGATTACAAAAATTATTTGCGATCTAAAAGAACAAGAGATTCAAGAATAGGGGATACAGGTGGAGTATTAGAATATCTGCAGCAGATGCAATTTGATGATCCGAATTTTTTTTATGCCATTCAAGTTGATGAAGATGACTtgattacaaatattttttgggCTGATGCAAAGATGAGAACAGATTACTCACATTTTGGGGACGTGGTCTGCTTTGACACAACTTATAGGAAAAATAATGAAGGTCGTCCTATTGCCTTGTTTGTAGGCGTAAATCATCACAAACAGACTGTGATTTTTGGTGCTGCATTATTATATGATGAAACAGCTGTGACATTTGAGTGGTTATTTGATACATTTACTAGAGCTATGGGTGAGAAGAAACCAATTACTATTCTTACAGATCAAGATGCAGCAATGGCTAAGGCATTATCTTCTATATGGCCTGAAACTCATCATCGTTTATGTCTTTGGCATATTTTTCAAAATGCTGCAATTCACTTGAGTGGTGTTTTTTCGCAATTTAAAGATTTTGCTAAAGACTTCGGTGCATGTGTCTAtgattttgaagaagaagatgagttTTTTGCAGCATGGGACAATATGTTGAAAAAGTATAGGCTTGAAGATAATGATTGGTTGAAGCGAATGTTTAAACTGAAAGAAAAATGGGCCTTGGTCTACGGACGACAAATGTTTTGTGCTGATATGACTACCACCCAAAGAAGTGAGAGCGTGAATAGTATTGTGAAAAGGTATGTCAACTACAAGCACAAGTTCTTAGAATTTTTTAATCACTTCCAAAGGCTTCTTGAAGATCGTCGATATGAGGAGCTAAAAGCTGATTTCAAAGCTAATACAAGTATTCCATCTATGgtgtatccagttgagaactcTAACCCTTTGCAAATAGATGACTCGCAGCAAAGCATTAATGAAAATAAATGA